From a region of the Panicum virgatum strain AP13 chromosome 2K, P.virgatum_v5, whole genome shotgun sequence genome:
- the LOC120695282 gene encoding uncharacterized protein LOC120695282, which produces MGSNRPRPRPRRPRDAPVATKQPTIASRNNEEEPTVGVPTASTTVHDFPDDVLELVLLRLGSSVSLVRAASACKRWCRVAADAGFLARFRLLRVPLILGLYHNGGSRPVFLPSPTLGIPVSQQSFSLDFLPEVDGTWETVDSRDGLLLLRNMYRTPSRSRRSDPDLAVCEPKTRRCRAIILPDRLSGRKCLGVFLLRGGATGRAGGDLCTSMSNFRVMVVLLREHMLARRRGVPEACVYQATGNRSWRDTNCTWKGRNIDIPSATACFCFAGRAGGSLYWAIKDAGGAALVIDEATAAVSLEALPESIEGWHDGARFFRVVGGEGAAPRAVRLVDRDFRVFSRLKGGGEWVLEKLVRYPGRATIVAAHETCVVVESWKGKRRFFVDLETMAVVERVWMGKRHNYAGPAYPYVLPWPPSLNA; this is translated from the coding sequence ATGGGGAGCAATAGGCCGCGTCCTCGGCCCCGGCGGCCGAGGGACGCGCCCGTGGCGACCAAGCAGCCGACGATAGCGTCGCGGAATAATGAGGAAGAGCCAACGGTAGGGGTGCCGACGGCGTCGACGACCGTGCACGACTTCCCCGACGACGTCCTGgagctcgtcctcctccgcctcggctCCTCCGTCTCCCTCGTGCGCGCCGCGTCCGCGTGCAAGCGGTGGTGCCGCGTCGCGGCAGACGCCGGATTCCTAGCCCGCTTCCGCCTCCTGCGCGTACCCCTCATCCTGGGCCTCTACCACAACGGCGGCAGCCGTCCGGTCTTCTTGCCGTCGCCAACGCTGGGCATCCCCGTCAGCCAGCAGTCCTTCTCCCTCGACTTCCTGCCGGAAGTCGATGGCACCTGGGAGACCGTGGATAGCCGCGacggcctccttctcctccgGAACATGTACCGGACACCATCGCGGAGCCGCCGCTCCGACCCTGACCTCGCCGTATGCGAGCCCAAGACACGGCGGTGCCGGGCGATCATCTTGCCGGACCGGCTGAGCGGCCGCAAGTGCCTCGGCGTGTTCCTGCTCAGGGGCGGCGCGaccggccgggccggcggcgacctcTGCACCAGCATGTCCAACTTCAGAGTCATGGTCGTCCTGCTCAGAGAACACATgctggctcgccgccgcggcgtgccgGAGGCCTGCGTGTACCAGGCCACCGGCAACCGTAGCTGGCGCGACACGAACTGCACGTGGAAGGGCCGCAACATCGATATCCCGAGCGCGACCGCCTGCTTCTGcttcgccggccgcgccggTGGTTCCCTCTACTGGGCTATcaaggacgccggcggcgccgcgcttgTTATCGacgaggccacggcggcggtgtCGCTGGAAGCTCTCCCGGAGAGCATCGAGGGGTGGCACGACGGGGCGCGCTTCTTCCGGGTCGTCGGCGGAGAAGGCGCCGCGCCGCGTGCCGTCCGCTTGGTAGACCGCGACTTCAGGGTCTTCTCTCGGctcaagggcggcggcgagtgggTGCTGGAGAAACTGGTGCGGTACCCCGGGAGAGCTACGATTGTCGCGGCGCATGAGACGTGCGTCGTGGTGGAATCGTGGAAGGGAAAGCGGCGGTTCTTCGTCGACCTCGAGACCATGGCGGTAGTGGAGCGCGTCTGGATGGGGAAGCGCCACAACTACGCGGGGCCAGCCTACCCGTACGTGCTGCCGTGGCCGCCGAGCTTAAACGCCTGA